A stretch of the Sphingomonas sp. CL5.1 genome encodes the following:
- a CDS encoding carboxymuconolactone decarboxylase family protein, which translates to MPDPTKPMRAPWGDVASKLTEITDTVLFDDIWQRPGLSPRDRSMITVASLISLYRVNELPFHLGKALENGVTRDEIVEMITHLAFYAGWPTAGTAVGIVRQMFAQADAAATPSA; encoded by the coding sequence ATGCCTGACCCAACCAAACCGATGCGCGCACCATGGGGTGACGTCGCGTCCAAACTCACCGAGATTACCGACACCGTCTTGTTCGACGATATCTGGCAGCGTCCGGGCCTGTCACCGCGGGATCGCAGCATGATCACGGTCGCCAGCCTGATCTCGCTCTACCGCGTCAACGAACTACCGTTCCACCTCGGCAAAGCGCTTGAGAACGGAGTTACCCGCGACGAGATCGTCGAGATGATAACCCACCTCGCTTTCTATGCCGGCTGGCCGACGGCCGGCACCGCGGTCGGCATCGTGCGACAGATGTTCGCGCAAGCCGACGCCGCGGCAACGCCGTCCGCCTGA
- a CDS encoding aldo/keto reductase: MHNRELGRSGLHVSALGLGCMGISFGYTNKLDKAAGVALIRAAVERGVTFFDTAEVYGPFENEEVVGEALRPVRDQVVIATKFGFDIDFATSENRGVSSRPERIRQAVEGSLKRLGVETIDLLYQHRVDPNVPIEDVAGTVKDLIAEGKVTHFGMSEPGVQTLRRAHDVQPVTAIQNEYSLWWREPETNGIMAACDELGIGFVPYSPLGKGFLTGALTKVDNGDFRATSPRFSPEAMAKNQAFVELLKDVADDKGATPAQIALAWLLAQRPYVVPIPGTTKLHRLDENLGAAEIVLSEADLGKITNAASGIQAEGDRYAPAQMAMVGREAPTVP, translated from the coding sequence ATGCACAATCGCGAACTCGGCCGTAGCGGCCTTCACGTCTCAGCCCTCGGCCTCGGCTGCATGGGCATCAGCTTCGGCTATACCAACAAGCTGGACAAGGCAGCCGGCGTCGCGCTGATCCGGGCGGCCGTTGAGCGCGGCGTGACCTTCTTCGACACCGCAGAGGTCTACGGACCGTTCGAGAACGAGGAGGTAGTCGGGGAGGCGCTCCGGCCTGTCCGCGACCAGGTGGTGATCGCCACCAAGTTCGGGTTCGATATCGACTTCGCAACGAGCGAGAATCGTGGCGTCAGCAGTCGGCCCGAACGCATTCGGCAGGCGGTCGAGGGGTCGCTGAAGCGGCTCGGCGTCGAAACGATCGACCTGCTCTATCAGCACCGTGTCGATCCGAATGTGCCGATCGAGGACGTCGCCGGGACTGTCAAAGACTTGATCGCCGAGGGCAAGGTTACGCACTTCGGCATGTCGGAGCCCGGCGTCCAGACGTTGCGCCGTGCGCACGACGTACAGCCGGTGACGGCGATCCAGAACGAATATTCGCTGTGGTGGCGGGAGCCCGAAACCAACGGCATCATGGCTGCGTGCGACGAGCTGGGCATCGGCTTCGTGCCGTACTCGCCGCTCGGCAAGGGCTTCCTGACCGGCGCCTTAACCAAGGTCGACAACGGCGACTTCCGTGCGACCTCGCCTCGCTTCTCGCCTGAGGCAATGGCGAAGAACCAAGCCTTTGTCGAACTGCTGAAGGATGTGGCTGACGACAAAGGTGCTACGCCCGCGCAGATCGCGCTCGCCTGGCTGCTCGCCCAACGCCCCTACGTTGTGCCGATTCCGGGAACAACGAAGCTACATCGGCTGGACGAAAATCTAGGTGCGGCGGAAATCGTGCTGAGCGAAGCTGACCTCGGGAAAATCACTAACGCCGCATCCGGGATTCAGGCAGAAGGCGACCGCTACGCGCCGGCACAAATGGCGATGGTCGGGCGGGAGGCGCCAACGGTCCCGTGA
- a CDS encoding LysR family transcriptional regulator, whose protein sequence is MARHDLNDLLAFRAVATERSFTRAAAQLRVSTSAVSHALRGLEERIGIRLLNRTTRSVVPTEAGERLLLTVSQLFDGVEAELARLGELRNRPSGNIRITTSAHAAKTILEPALLPLLAIHPELKVELSADAGFVDIVAERFDAGVRLGETVAQDMIAIPIGPEMRMAAAASPAYLERRSPPTTPHDLRDHNCINLRFPTYGGLYAWEFERDGRALNVRVDGQLTVNDTTLALQAAMDGIGIAYITEDQVLPLISEGRLTRVLAEWCPPFPGYHLYYPSRRQHSLGFAAVVEALRYRPGI, encoded by the coding sequence ATGGCGCGACATGACCTCAACGATCTGCTTGCGTTCCGGGCCGTCGCGACCGAGCGCAGCTTCACGCGCGCAGCGGCGCAGCTCCGCGTCTCGACCTCGGCGGTAAGCCATGCGTTGCGCGGCCTGGAGGAGCGGATCGGTATCCGTTTGCTCAACCGCACCACCCGAAGCGTGGTGCCGACCGAAGCGGGCGAGCGCCTGCTCTTGACGGTGTCTCAATTGTTCGACGGCGTCGAGGCTGAGCTGGCGCGCCTGGGAGAGTTAAGAAACAGACCGTCCGGCAACATTCGCATCACCACAAGCGCGCATGCGGCCAAGACCATATTGGAGCCAGCGCTTCTGCCGCTGCTCGCGATCCATCCCGAACTGAAGGTCGAGCTGAGCGCAGACGCCGGGTTCGTCGACATCGTTGCCGAGCGGTTTGACGCCGGCGTGCGCCTCGGCGAGACGGTGGCACAAGACATGATCGCCATTCCGATCGGTCCGGAGATGCGCATGGCGGCTGCGGCGTCACCCGCTTATCTCGAACGCCGATCGCCACCGACGACACCGCACGATCTGCGCGACCATAATTGCATCAACCTGCGGTTTCCCACCTATGGCGGACTCTACGCGTGGGAGTTCGAAAGGGACGGCCGCGCGCTCAACGTCCGGGTCGACGGCCAGTTAACCGTGAATGACACCACGCTTGCCCTGCAGGCAGCGATGGACGGGATCGGTATCGCGTACATAACCGAAGATCAGGTGCTCCCATTGATCTCAGAGGGACGCCTGACACGCGTGCTCGCGGAATGGTGCCCGCCGTTCCCCGGCTACCACCTTTATTATCCGAGCCGCAGGCAACATTCGTTGGGCTTCGCTGCCGTGGTTGAGGCGCTACGTTACCGCCCCGGAATATGA
- a CDS encoding type IV secretion system DNA-binding domain-containing protein has protein sequence MAPGGGRGSEPIVQQIAFLSALAAIGLCWPLVRMQVPADSRFGFVDLAWEHWAHRHALEPWLEQRWAWLALHGYHLWFALAMLPGNVAVAIVQSVDRRTFWPLLYAPLGWLGGIVLGYWLYTSFRTDSWPLAVMMPAAFAFLGGAVAARLAAMPRKVTHLRGTRMGGFTGRRGGRLRARLTGGVALAGVPLSREDETMHVAAIGATGSGKSTALRALMGDALRRGDRHIVADPEGASMDVFLAPGDVILNPFHTRCARWDLLAEIERPGDHAFLAQSLLPHLGIGEHDQWITYAQQLLAAALENFGRMGLGTTSDLINMLASGSIAELKLLCQGTAAARYFEPGGERMLASILGTLAPAVGNLRFIASLEGEPFSIRRWVRSGSGSLWMPYTGNQVAALRGLISCWINIAITETLSLAPDRHRRIWFHVDELDSLGRIEGLKDAQARLRKFGGCVAIGFQSFAQVKAVYGEAANTIIENCGNLLLLRCGASDGGGTARLAAELIGEHEIERDEVSRSRTQGRFTSRSMSTQPRRAVEDTVLASEIMQLANNQGYAKRATSPRWVRVSFPLVKNPHHANL, from the coding sequence ATGGCGCCCGGCGGTGGACGCGGCTCCGAGCCAATCGTCCAGCAGATCGCATTTCTCTCGGCGCTCGCGGCGATCGGCCTGTGCTGGCCGCTGGTCCGGATGCAGGTTCCGGCCGACAGCCGATTTGGGTTCGTCGATCTCGCATGGGAGCATTGGGCGCATCGACACGCGCTTGAACCCTGGCTCGAACAGCGTTGGGCGTGGCTCGCGCTCCACGGCTATCACCTGTGGTTTGCGCTGGCGATGCTGCCCGGCAATGTCGCGGTCGCCATCGTCCAAAGCGTGGATCGGCGCACGTTCTGGCCCCTCCTCTACGCGCCGCTCGGGTGGCTGGGTGGCATCGTGCTGGGCTACTGGCTCTACACCAGCTTCCGGACCGACAGTTGGCCGCTCGCGGTGATGATGCCGGCGGCGTTCGCATTCCTGGGCGGTGCCGTCGCCGCACGGCTCGCCGCCATGCCCCGCAAGGTTACGCATCTCCGGGGCACGCGCATGGGCGGGTTCACCGGCAGGCGTGGCGGACGGCTGCGCGCGCGGCTCACCGGCGGGGTGGCGCTCGCGGGCGTGCCGCTTTCCCGCGAAGACGAAACCATGCATGTCGCCGCGATCGGGGCAACCGGCTCGGGCAAGTCGACCGCGCTGCGCGCCCTGATGGGCGACGCGCTTCGTCGTGGCGATCGTCATATCGTCGCCGATCCCGAGGGTGCGTCGATGGACGTCTTCCTCGCGCCCGGAGACGTGATCCTCAATCCGTTCCACACGCGCTGCGCGCGATGGGATCTGCTCGCCGAGATCGAGCGCCCCGGGGATCACGCCTTCCTCGCCCAGTCGCTGCTGCCGCATCTCGGCATCGGCGAGCATGACCAGTGGATCACCTATGCCCAGCAGCTACTCGCGGCGGCGCTGGAGAATTTTGGGCGGATGGGGCTCGGCACGACCAGCGACCTGATCAATATGCTCGCCTCCGGCTCGATCGCCGAACTGAAACTATTGTGCCAGGGGACGGCCGCCGCGCGGTATTTTGAGCCGGGCGGCGAAAGGATGCTCGCCAGCATCCTCGGTACGCTGGCTCCGGCGGTCGGGAATCTCCGGTTCATCGCCAGTCTCGAGGGCGAGCCGTTCTCGATCCGGCGATGGGTGCGATCGGGGTCGGGCTCACTCTGGATGCCCTATACCGGCAATCAGGTCGCGGCACTGCGTGGGCTAATCTCCTGCTGGATCAATATCGCCATTACCGAAACATTGTCGCTCGCCCCTGATCGTCATCGGCGCATCTGGTTTCATGTCGACGAGCTGGACTCGCTCGGCCGGATCGAGGGATTGAAGGACGCCCAGGCCCGGCTCAGAAAGTTCGGCGGCTGCGTCGCAATCGGGTTCCAGTCGTTCGCTCAGGTCAAGGCGGTTTACGGCGAAGCCGCCAACACCATCATCGAGAATTGCGGGAACCTGTTGCTGCTCCGCTGCGGCGCCAGCGACGGCGGCGGCACCGCCCGTCTCGCCGCCGAACTGATCGGGGAGCACGAAATCGAACGCGACGAGGTCAGCCGATCGCGCACGCAGGGGCGCTTCACGTCGCGTTCCATGTCGACGCAGCCGCGGCGGGCGGTCGAGGATACGGTGCTCGCCAGTGAGATCATGCAGCTTGCCAACAACCAAGGCTATGCGAAACGCGCGACCAGCCCTCGCTGGGTCAGGGTCTCATTCCCGCTGGTGAAGAACCCCCATCACGCCAATCTTTGA
- a CDS encoding FecR family protein → MLDWLPWLGRWLIGRRIGYFLTEMIDDADNHRADRYRAERERWLAGGVRRRRMYNEALRRLQAHGWGSGLEQPLADETAGSWHWSGIVGALAAACILLGLIGWHVTRNPLVPDQYSSRQVTGQEFSTLPDQRRSIKLADGSAITLEADTDLVAALVPDLRRIDLKKGAASFRVAHDTRRPFVVWAAGGVTTATGTVFSVRLQPDQTIRVDLTEGSVTVASPAMNGKGTNPARKLTAGQHVVYPAASTPASEDRRATAKDNNIHFEYEHLDAVVARLNPHSPVAITLADPSLGALRVYGDCDLHDVVGFVRMLASSLNLDAIDRRGSIVLRTKGAASEK, encoded by the coding sequence ATGCTGGACTGGCTGCCATGGCTTGGCCGCTGGCTCATTGGCCGGCGTATCGGGTATTTTCTGACCGAGATGATCGATGACGCCGATAACCATCGCGCCGATCGTTATCGTGCCGAGCGCGAACGCTGGCTTGCGGGCGGTGTTCGACGACGCCGTATGTATAATGAAGCCCTACGCAGACTCCAAGCTCATGGCTGGGGTTCCGGGCTTGAGCAGCCGCTGGCCGATGAAACCGCCGGTTCGTGGCATTGGAGCGGGATAGTTGGTGCGCTCGCAGCCGCCTGCATTCTTCTCGGCCTGATCGGATGGCACGTGACGCGGAACCCGCTTGTACCCGATCAATATTCCTCGCGGCAGGTCACCGGACAGGAATTCAGCACACTCCCTGACCAGCGACGATCGATAAAACTCGCTGATGGTTCGGCGATTACGCTGGAGGCCGACACGGATCTCGTCGCGGCACTCGTCCCTGATCTGCGCAGGATCGATTTGAAAAAGGGAGCGGCAAGCTTCAGGGTCGCGCACGATACGCGACGGCCTTTTGTCGTTTGGGCCGCCGGAGGCGTGACGACCGCCACCGGCACGGTTTTCAGCGTCCGGTTGCAACCGGATCAGACAATTCGCGTGGATCTCACTGAGGGATCCGTCACGGTCGCGTCCCCGGCGATGAACGGCAAGGGGACGAATCCGGCGCGCAAGCTGACGGCCGGCCAGCATGTGGTCTATCCTGCGGCCAGCACGCCGGCCTCCGAAGATCGGCGGGCAACAGCGAAGGACAATAATATCCACTTCGAGTATGAGCATCTCGACGCGGTCGTCGCCAGGCTGAACCCGCACAGTCCGGTCGCCATCACGCTGGCGGACCCATCGCTAGGCGCATTGCGCGTCTATGGAGATTGCGATCTTCATGATGTCGTCGGGTTCGTGCGCATGCTCGCCTCGAGCCTGAACCTCGACGCGATCGATCGTCGCGGCAGCATCGTGCTCCGGACGAAAGGCGCTGCGTCCGAAAAATAG
- a CDS encoding conjugal transfer protein TraD, protein MTRRERTRSLIELGWLVQKAGLARLADDDRTMLYGAFLDLAARMRDEGGAPLCEVFRQCGAHALATEAEDTEAVGFSATLTKV, encoded by the coding sequence GTGACGCGGCGCGAACGAACGCGCAGCCTGATCGAGCTGGGCTGGCTCGTGCAGAAAGCCGGGCTCGCCCGACTTGCCGACGATGATCGCACAATGCTGTACGGCGCATTTCTCGATCTGGCGGCGCGTATGCGGGACGAAGGTGGCGCGCCGCTATGCGAGGTGTTCCGACAGTGTGGCGCGCACGCGTTGGCGACCGAAGCGGAGGATACAGAGGCGGTCGGATTTTCAGCGACGCTCACTAAGGTCTGA
- the traD gene encoding conjugal transfer protein TraD, with amino-acid sequence MRKVRDFDAELKALNERARLLQQRKVQQFGELVEATGADALDADVLAGALLAAVAEQDIATIAAWGRKGAQFFRDTRRKSSRRARGGGEGDTTAAPGAEPA; translated from the coding sequence ATGCGCAAGGTCAGGGATTTCGACGCCGAGCTGAAGGCGCTCAATGAGCGCGCACGGCTGTTGCAGCAACGCAAGGTTCAGCAATTCGGCGAGCTGGTCGAGGCGACCGGGGCCGACGCGCTCGACGCCGATGTACTGGCCGGCGCGCTGCTGGCGGCGGTCGCCGAGCAGGACATAGCGACGATCGCCGCATGGGGTCGAAAGGGCGCGCAATTTTTTCGCGACACGCGCCGGAAATCCTCGCGCCGCGCTCGCGGCGGCGGCGAGGGCGACACGACAGCTGCGCCAGGCGCGGAACCGGCTTGA
- a CDS encoding RNA polymerase sigma factor encodes MATTIVHIAMQRMIEADARVLSTMRETAMLERSIDIGGDAEQPSDPKAEITALYQAELPRITRYLRRKLGHPEEAADVAHDAFFRLVRIRPDRKIETPQAYLRLIVANLLKDRAAKVATRIQGSIDPLDEESLPASMIDPHRELVGRQELDHVHHALRKLKPVTRQVFLLSRVEGLTYREIQERLSLSEGVVKAHMRKALHLISRVRSTL; translated from the coding sequence GTGGCGACCACCATCGTTCACATCGCCATGCAGCGCATGATCGAAGCCGATGCGCGCGTCCTCTCCACCATGCGGGAGACAGCCATGCTGGAACGGTCCATTGATATCGGCGGGGACGCCGAGCAACCGAGCGATCCGAAAGCGGAAATCACAGCACTTTATCAGGCTGAACTCCCCCGGATTACCCGATATCTTCGTCGCAAGCTCGGCCATCCCGAAGAGGCCGCAGACGTGGCCCACGACGCCTTCTTCCGCCTTGTCCGCATTAGACCAGACCGCAAGATCGAGACGCCGCAGGCCTATCTGCGCCTGATCGTGGCCAATCTACTCAAGGATCGCGCAGCGAAGGTCGCGACCCGTATACAGGGATCCATCGACCCGCTTGACGAAGAATCCCTACCAGCCAGCATGATCGACCCTCACCGGGAACTGGTCGGACGTCAGGAACTGGATCATGTCCACCACGCGCTGAGGAAACTCAAACCGGTGACACGACAGGTATTTTTGCTTAGTCGTGTAGAAGGGTTGACCTATCGCGAAATCCAGGAACGGCTTTCGCTATCTGAGGGGGTGGTCAAGGCTCATATGCGCAAGGCGCTCCATCTTATCAGCCGTGTCAGGAGCACGCTTTGA
- the traA gene encoding Ti-type conjugative transfer relaxase TraA: MAIYHFSTKIISRGAGRSAVAAAAYRSASRIPDERLGRDHDFTNKSGVVHSEILLPEGAPERMLDRETLWNEVEAAEKRKDAQLAREVEFAIPREMTQEQGIALAREFVSREFVERGMVADLNVHWDIGANGEAKPHAHVMLSLRAVGPEGFGAKEREWNATALLQHWRAAWAGHVNARCAELGIEARIDHRSYEAQGIELEPQHKIGAAGARREANGEDAERAGDHRAIARENGNLIITDPRIGLDALTHSQATFTVRDLAMFAHRHSDGQDQFDRVLASMRHHQSVLALGRDGHGAERFTTANMMRAEEALVRDAERLAASRRHAVARGDNEHAVGNAGARGLRLSTDQRAALDHVLRTPGLALVVGYAGAGKSAMLGLAREAWEAAGYTVRGAALSGIAAENLQGGSGIVSRTIASLEHAWAKDHDRLGSRDVLVIDEAGMVGTRQLQRVLAEAAGAGTKVVMVGDVQQLQAIEAGAAFRLLAERHGAAEIGEVRRQSAEWMREATRAFACQRTGEALATYADHGMIHTATTRDAARAALIDRWDAERRDAPTASRIILTHTNREVQMLNRAARERLHDQGELGVDIAIHTERGVRDFAEHDRIMFLRNERDLGVKNGTLGTVEKAASDRLAVRLDDGRRIGVELSNYAHVDHGYAATVHKAQGMTVDQTHVLATPGLDAHSAYVALSRHRHATALHYGRDDFADEATLRRTLARERPKDMALDYDRRIASSARQQGATGSRTQSDSGTTAPHMQPRGFAALVSRVLGRSGDERTPAPDAGRDAGDDRGPASGAQGTNAAGNRSADPANSEQAKALRAMMAARHNAPRHTPESMREALAMAKKAPAASREQDYGAER; the protein is encoded by the coding sequence ATGGCGATCTACCACTTCTCGACAAAGATCATCTCGCGCGGCGCAGGCCGGAGCGCCGTCGCAGCGGCAGCCTATCGCTCGGCCTCGCGAATCCCTGACGAACGGCTCGGGCGTGATCATGACTTCACCAACAAGTCGGGCGTCGTCCATTCCGAGATCCTGCTCCCCGAGGGCGCCCCCGAGCGGATGCTCGACCGCGAAACGCTATGGAACGAGGTCGAGGCGGCCGAAAAGCGCAAGGACGCGCAGCTCGCCCGCGAGGTGGAGTTCGCCATTCCCAGAGAAATGACACAGGAACAGGGCATCGCGCTTGCCCGCGAGTTTGTCTCCCGCGAGTTCGTCGAACGCGGCATGGTCGCCGATCTCAATGTGCATTGGGATATCGGCGCGAACGGCGAAGCCAAGCCGCACGCGCATGTCATGCTTAGCCTGCGCGCGGTCGGCCCCGAAGGGTTCGGCGCCAAGGAGCGTGAATGGAATGCGACGGCGCTGCTGCAGCACTGGCGCGCGGCATGGGCCGGGCATGTCAACGCGCGCTGCGCCGAACTCGGCATCGAGGCGCGCATCGACCATCGCTCCTATGAGGCGCAGGGCATCGAGCTTGAACCGCAACACAAGATCGGCGCGGCCGGCGCACGCCGCGAGGCGAACGGCGAGGATGCGGAACGCGCAGGGGATCATCGTGCCATTGCGCGCGAGAACGGGAACCTGATCATCACCGATCCGCGCATCGGCCTGGACGCGCTGACCCACAGCCAGGCGACCTTTACGGTGCGTGATCTCGCGATGTTCGCGCATCGTCATTCGGATGGTCAGGACCAGTTCGATCGCGTGCTGGCCAGCATGCGTCATCACCAATCCGTTCTCGCGCTCGGCCGCGACGGGCACGGCGCCGAACGCTTCACCACGGCCAACATGATGCGCGCCGAAGAAGCGCTTGTGCGTGATGCGGAGCGGCTCGCCGCATCGCGCCGTCATGCCGTCGCGCGCGGCGATAACGAACATGCCGTCGGCAATGCGGGGGCACGTGGGTTGCGGCTCAGCACGGACCAGCGCGCCGCCCTCGATCATGTGCTGCGCACACCCGGCCTCGCGCTGGTGGTCGGTTACGCCGGCGCGGGCAAATCCGCGATGCTTGGGCTGGCGCGCGAGGCGTGGGAGGCGGCCGGCTATACCGTGCGCGGCGCGGCGCTGTCGGGAATCGCGGCGGAAAATCTCCAGGGTGGTTCCGGCATCGTGTCGCGTACCATCGCCAGCCTCGAGCATGCGTGGGCGAAGGACCATGACCGGCTTGGCTCCCGCGACGTACTGGTGATCGACGAGGCCGGCATGGTCGGCACCCGCCAGCTTCAGCGTGTGTTGGCCGAGGCCGCCGGAGCCGGCACCAAGGTGGTGATGGTAGGCGACGTCCAGCAATTGCAGGCGATCGAGGCCGGCGCCGCGTTTCGCCTGCTCGCCGAACGGCACGGCGCCGCCGAAATCGGCGAGGTGCGCCGGCAGTCGGCGGAATGGATGCGCGAGGCGACACGGGCCTTCGCTTGCCAGCGGACCGGCGAGGCGCTGGCCACCTATGCCGATCACGGCATGATCCATACCGCTACCACACGCGATGCGGCGCGCGCGGCGCTGATCGATCGCTGGGATGCCGAGCGGCGCGACGCGCCGACAGCCTCGCGGATCATTCTCACCCATACCAACCGGGAGGTTCAGATGCTCAATCGTGCCGCGCGCGAACGGCTCCACGACCAGGGCGAACTCGGCGTCGATATCGCGATCCATACCGAGCGTGGCGTGCGCGACTTCGCCGAGCATGACCGCATCATGTTTTTGAGGAACGAGCGCGACCTCGGGGTAAAGAATGGCACGCTCGGCACCGTCGAGAAAGCGGCCTCCGACAGATTGGCCGTGAGGCTCGATGACGGCCGCCGGATCGGCGTCGAGCTCAGCAATTACGCGCATGTCGATCATGGCTATGCCGCCACCGTTCACAAGGCGCAGGGCATGACCGTCGATCAAACGCATGTGCTGGCGACACCGGGGCTCGATGCGCACTCCGCCTATGTCGCGCTCAGCCGCCATCGCCACGCCACCGCGCTGCACTATGGCCGTGATGACTTCGCCGATGAGGCGACGCTGCGCCGCACGCTGGCGCGCGAGCGGCCCAAGGACATGGCGCTCGACTATGATCGGCGGATTGCGTCGTCGGCGCGGCAGCAAGGTGCGACCGGCTCGCGTACGCAGAGCGACAGTGGAACGACCGCGCCGCATATGCAGCCGCGCGGGTTTGCCGCACTGGTTTCGCGAGTGCTCGGCCGGTCGGGCGACGAGCGCACGCCCGCGCCGGATGCTGGCCGGGATGCTGGCGACGATCGTGGCCCGGCATCAGGCGCGCAGGGAACGAACGCTGCCGGCAACCGCAGTGCCGATCCGGCGAACAGCGAGCAGGCGAAGGCGCTGCGCGCGATGATGGCGGCGCGGCACAATGCGCCGCGCCACACGCCGGAATCGATGCGCGAAGCGCTGGCCATGGCGAAGAAGGCACCTGCCGCGTCGCGCGAGCAGGATTATGGAGCGGAGCGGTGA